Within the Mycobacteriales bacterium genome, the region CGTCGGTCGTGCCTTGTTCCTGTGGGCGCTCAACCCGATGATGCTCACCCGGCCGGACACCGGCGCGATCCTGGACGCCAACCCTGCCGCCTGCCGGACGCTGGGGTTGTCGGTCGAGGAGATCCGCGCGCGCGGGCGCGAGGGGTTGCGGGACCCCGCTGACGACCGCTGGACGGCCGGCTTCCTGCATCGCGCGCACACCGGGTCGTACGTGGGTGAGCTGTCCATGCAGCGTGGCGACGGCACCATGTTCCCGGCAGAGGTCTCATCGGCCCTGTTCGAGGCCCACGACCGGCAGTACGCCGTGCTGGTCTTCCGCGACATCAGCGAGCAGCGGGCGACGGAGCGACGACTCCGCGACGCCTTGGAGGAGATGTCGCGACTCGCGACTACCGACCAGCTGACCGGCCTGCTCAACCGCCGTGGCTTCATGACGGTCGGACACACGTTGGAAGAACAGGCGCACCGCAACGGGCACCCGTTGGTGGTGCTGACCGCAGATGTCGATGGCCTCAAGAGCATCAACGACCGGTTCGGTCACGCGGCCGGAGACGACCTGCTGCGCGACGTCGCCGCCACGCTCACTGCGTCGTTGCGCACCGCCGACGTCATCGCCCGGCTCGGCGGCGACGAGTTCGGCGTCATCCTGACCGGAGCGCGTGCCGCCGCAGACGCCGCTGCCGCCGTCGAACGCATCAACGACAACCTCGAGAAGCAGTCGCGGGAGCGCTGGGGGCGCCCGGTCAGGGTCAGCATCGGCATCGCATCCGGGACGCCGGGCTCCGCCTTCAGCCTGTACGAACTGCTGCGCATCGCGGACGACGCGATGTACGCGCAGAAGCCCTCGGCTCGTCGCTCCCGTCGCTAGCGCAGCCGATGCATCTCTTTGGCGACCGCGTCCTCGGAGAAGCCGTCGTCGTGGTAGACGTCCCAGGCATTCATGACGACGCCGATCCCCCAGAAGGCCATCAGGAACGCCGGCCAGAAGATGCCGTCGGCACCGGTCAGCACCCAGACCGCGGCGACGGCGGAGTTGAACAACACGTAGACGAGCAGGTGTCCGTGGAAGTCACGCTTCTTCTTCAGTCGCCGGATGGCCCGTTCGCGCAACTCGGTGTCGGGCTCGGCGAGTTCGTCGGTGAGCATGTCGCCCTCCCTCCCGATACCGCGACCGTACGGCGGTCCGGTCCGCCGGCAGCAGAGGCGAAGGTCCCCAGTGGGGTCAGTGGGTCAGCGCGCCGGGGTTGAGCAGCGCCTCCGAGCCGACGAACAGCGCGACCGCGACGATCAGCCAGGCGAACCAGCGGCGCAACCGGGCGCCGTCGACCCGGGCGCCGACGTGGCCGGTGAGCAGCGCCGCGACCAGGGCGCCGCCGGCGAACACCAGCGCGACCGGCCAGTCGATCGCGGCACGCTGCGCGTGCGCCAACAGGCCTGCGGCCGAGTTGACGACGATGACGACGAGCGACGTCCCGATCGCCAGCGGCATCTCCAGCCCGAGCACCAGCGCGAGCGTAGGCACGATCACGAAGCCGCCGCCGACACCGAACAGGCCGGTGAGGAAACCGACCGCACCGCCGGCCGCCAGCGCCTTCGGCAGGCAACGCTGCCAGTGCACGCCACCGTCGGGGGCGGCACATGCGCCCCGAGGCTGGACCTCGCTGACGAGCATGCGCACGGCGACGACGACCATCAGCGCGGCGAAGGCCACCAGGAGCACCCGCGGTGACATCTCACGGTTGACAGCGGTGCCCGCGACCGCCGTCCCGACACCCGCGACACCGAAGACCGCGGCCACCGTCCAGCGCACCTGCCCGGCACGGATCCGCGGCCAGGCGCCTGCGCCGGACGAGACGCCGACGACGAACAGCGACGTGGTCACCGCCTGGGGCACCGACTCACCCACGCCGTAGACGAGTGCCGGCACCGCAAGGATCGACCCCCCGCCACCCAGCAGGCCCAGCGCGGCGCCGATGACGATCCCGAAAGCCGCGGCCGCGAGCACCGGTCAGGCCGCTTGTTCGCCGGGCCCTGCCAGCCGGACACCGGCGGGACGCGCGCGCTCGAAATCGTCGTCGACGAGCACGGCTTCACGGCCCGCGGCGGCGAGGAGCGACGCGGCGTAGGCCGCGCGGTACCCGGTGGCGCAGTGCACCCACACCTCGCCCGAGGGCACGTCGTCGAGGCGGTCGCGCAGGTCATGGAACGGGATGTGCACGGCGCCCACCACGTGGCCGGACTCCCACTCCAGCTGCTGGCGAACGTCGAGGACCGTGATCGGTCGCTGCGCGCGGGCCGGCTCGAGCTCGGCGAAGCGCACCGCCCGGCTGGTCCGCAGCCCGTCCGGACCGGCGAGCTCCTGCGGATCGCCGTACGCCGCGGAGCGGATCCGATCGATCCCGATACGCCCCAGCTCGCGCTGTGCCTCCTGCACCTGCTCGGGTGTCTCCCCGAGAAGAGTCAGCGGCGTGCCCCAGGGGATCACCCAGCCGAGGTAGGTCGCGAAGGACCCGTCGAGGCCGAGGTTCAGCGAGCCGGCGACGTGCCCGGACACGAACGCAGTGCGGGTACGCAGGTCGACGACCCACTCCCCCGCGGCGAGGTGCCGGCGCAGGTCGGCGGCGTCGGCCCGCTGCGGCAGCGACAGGTCGGGCGGCGTTGCGGGAGCCGCGAGGTTGGCCTCCGCCATGTGCGCGTAGTAGGCCGGATAGGTGTCGAGCCCTGCGAGCAGAGCTCGCACGTAGTCGTCCTCGGCCTGGGTCAGGGCCGGATTGCTCACCAGCTCTGCGGCGATGGTCGAGGCAGTGCCCTCGGCCTGCGTGGCCGAGCAGAAGCTGCCGAACCCGTGCGTCGGGAAGAGCGGTGTGTCGCCGGGCAGCGCGGCAAGGCGGTGCGCCGAGGCGTACTGCGCGCGCGCCAACGAGAGCGTGGATTCGGGCCCCACGAGGTCGGGACGACCGGTCGAGCCGAAGAGCAGCGACCCGCCGCTGAACACGCCGGCCGGTCGCCCGGCCGACTCCACCGCATAGGACAGGTGGGTGAAGGTGTGGCCGGGGGTGAGGATGGCCCGCACCACGAGCAGCGGCGAGACGGCGACGGCCTCCCCTTCTCGGATCGGGGTGCGGTCGAACCTGACCGGGTCCTCGGCGTTGACGTAGTAGGCGGCACCGGTCTCACGGGCGAGCGCATGCCCACCGGTCACGTAGTCGTTGTGGATGTGGGTCTCGAAGACGTGCCGGACCGTCACGGCCTCGTCGTCGGCCACCTGGAGCACCCGGTCGATGTCGCGCTGCGGGTCGATGACGAGTGCTGTCGTCCCGTCGTGGACGACGTAGGAGCGGTCGCCCAACGTGGGCGTGTCGATCGGGATGATGCGCAGCATCGCGTCTCCCTCGGCCCGGTCAGGCATGACCGCGCTCGACGTGTCGCCCGCTGGCGGCCCAGGCGTTGGTGCCGCCCGCGACGGACACCGCGTCGATGCCCTGACGCTGCAACCACCGGGCCGCGGTCAGGCTGCGGTGCCCGCTGGCGCAGATAACAAAGACTCGCCGATCGCGGGGGATCTCCGCAAGATGCGCGGGCAGCTCGCCCATGGGGACCAGCCGGGCGCCGGGCACGTGCGCCTCCACGAACTCGAAGGGCTCCCGGACGTCGAGCACGTAGGCGCCCAGCCCGTGCTCGGTCGCCAAACCGGCGACGTCGACCTCGAGCCGAGCAGAGGATCTCCACATACCGAACACCATACCCCCTGGGGTACCTGGTCAGGAGTGGTCCGCCTCACGCGAGGGACAGGAAGAGCTTCTCCAGCCGCTCGCGATCCACGCCGTCGGCATCCGCCGTCACGCATTGGCGCAGGCCGGTGGCGATGATGCGGAACCCGGCGCGGTCGAGAGCGCGCGAGACGGCCGCCAGCTGCGTGACCACGTCACCGCAGTCGCGACCCGCCTCGATCATCGCGATGACGCCGCGGATCTGACCCTCCGCGCGGCGGAGCCGCTTGATCACATCCGCCAGGTCCTGCGGGTCCAGTTCCATAGCCGCCTCCTTCGATACCCCCCACCGTACCCCTGTCACGCGGATCGACCCCTCGGCCTACAGGGGGAAGGCGGCGGCGACTGCGGACGTCGGGCGACGTGCAACGGCCGACCGGCTAGCATCCCGGCGCCGGCCATGTGACGACACCGAGGACCGCCCGATGAGAGTGACCATCGACGCCGACCGCTGCCAGGGGCACGGCCGCTGCTACGACCTGGCACCGCAGATCTTCCACGACGACGAGGAAGGCTACGGCCAGGTCGGTGGTGACGGCACCGTGCCGGCCGGCCTCGAGCCGCTCGCGAAGCGCGCCGCAGCCAACTGCCCCGAGCGGGCCATCAGCGTCGTCGAAGGGGCCTGACGTGACCGCCGACACGCGCTTCTCCGAGGAGGAGTTCGAGGCGCAGCGCAACCTGCGCCCGCTGGGCACCCGCAGCCAGATCGTCACGGGGCCGGTATCGGACTGGGCCACGGACTTCTCGCACCTCGAGCCGGAGTGGGCGGCCGATCCCTACCGGATCCTGGACGACCTGCGCGCACGCTGCCCGATCGCGCACACCGACCGCTTCGGCGGGGGCTGGCTCCCGACCCGCTACGAGGACGTCGCCGCGATCGCGCACGACACCGAGCGGTTCTCCTCCCGATCGATCATCATGGGAAACTTTCGGCCGCCCCGCGACATCGCGCCCATGGGCGGCACTCCGCCGATCTCCTCCGACCCGCCGTTCCACCACGACGCGCGCAAGCTGCTGCTGCCGGCGTTCACCAAGACGGCGATCGGCAAGATAGAGCCGGCGACGCGCGCGTTCTGCCACGAGCTGGTCGACCGGCTGCAGGGCCGGGACGTCGTCGATGCCGCGGTCGACTACGCGCAGCACATCCCGATGCGGGCGATCGCCGACATGCTCGGCTTCCCGCCGGAGGACGGCCCGCACTTCCGCGAGTTCGTGGAGAGCGCGCTCGAAGGCGTGAACCTGCCGCCCGAGGAGCGCATCGCGCGGATGACCAAACTCTTCGACTACATCCTCGTGCAGATCCGCGACCATCTCGACAACCCGCGTGACGACCTCACGACCTACCTGATCGAGGCAGAGCTCTACGGCCAGAAGCTCGAGGCGTTCCACGTCGCGGGCACCATCGGCCTGCTGCTGATCGCCGGCATCGACACGACGTGGAGCGCGATCGGCGCGTCGCTCTGGCACCTCGCGCAGACGCCGGCCGACCGCGCGCGACTGGTCGGCGAGCCGTCGCTGGTGGCAACCGCCATGGAGGAGTTCCTCCGCGCGTTCGCCCCGGTGACCATGGCGCGGCTGGTCAAGGACGACATGGCGTGGCGCGGGGTCGACATGAAGGCCGACGACTGGGTCCTGCTGTCGTTCCCGGCCGCCAACCGCGATCCCGACCAGTTCGACCGGGCCGACGAGGTCGTGATCGACCGGGAGGTCAACCGGCACGCGGCGTTCGGCCTCGGCATCCACCGCTGCGTCGGCTCGCACCTGGCGCGCATGGAGTTGCGGGTGGCCCTCGAGGTCTGGCTCGAGCGGATGCCGGTGTTCTCCCTCGCCGATCCGGGGGCGGTCACCTGGTCGGCCGGCCAGGTCCGGGGGCCGCGGACCCTGCCGCTGCGCATCGGCGGCTGACGACCGCCGGAGGGCGGAGCGAGCAGGTGGCGGTCGGAGTCGATGTCGCCGCGACGGCCGGCGCCGTCGGGGTGATCGTGACGTGGACCAGCGTCATGCGGGTCCTGGTCATCCCGCGTGGTCGTTCGAGCGCGCTGAGCCGCGTGGTCGACCGGATCGTCGACGCGACCTTCCAGCTCGCCGCCCGCCGGGTCCACGACTACCAGCGGCGGGACCAGCTGCTCGCTGCACAGGCGCCGGCGTACCTGCTGCTGCTTCTCGCGACGTGGCTGGCGGCGTTCCTCGTCGCGTTCACGCTGCTGCTCTGGCCGTGGCACCCGGCGTTCGGGGGCGCCGCCCGCGAGGCGGCGAGCTCGATGTTCACCCTCGGGTTCGATGCGACCGCCACTCCTGCGCCGAC harbors:
- a CDS encoding sensor domain-containing diguanylate cyclase gives rise to the protein MSDETADVSLSDLNVNDEDTPLALAVGRALFLWALNPMMLTRPDTGAILDANPAACRTLGLSVEEIRARGREGLRDPADDRWTAGFLHRAHTGSYVGELSMQRGDGTMFPAEVSSALFEAHDRQYAVLVFRDISEQRATERRLRDALEEMSRLATTDQLTGLLNRRGFMTVGHTLEEQAHRNGHPLVVLTADVDGLKSINDRFGHAAGDDLLRDVAATLTASLRTADVIARLGGDEFGVILTGARAAADAAAAVERINDNLEKQSRERWGRPVRVSIGIASGTPGSAFSLYELLRIADDAMYAQKPSARRSRR
- a CDS encoding 2TM domain-containing protein yields the protein MLTDELAEPDTELRERAIRRLKKKRDFHGHLLVYVLFNSAVAAVWVLTGADGIFWPAFLMAFWGIGVVMNAWDVYHDDGFSEDAVAKEMHRLR
- a CDS encoding sulfite exporter TauE/SafE family protein, whose product is MLAAAAFGIVIGAALGLLGGGGSILAVPALVYGVGESVPQAVTTSLFVVGVSSGAGAWPRIRAGQVRWTVAAVFGVAGVGTAVAGTAVNREMSPRVLLVAFAALMVVVAVRMLVSEVQPRGACAAPDGGVHWQRCLPKALAAGGAVGFLTGLFGVGGGFVIVPTLALVLGLEMPLAIGTSLVVIVVNSAAGLLAHAQRAAIDWPVALVFAGGALVAALLTGHVGARVDGARLRRWFAWLIVAVALFVGSEALLNPGALTH
- a CDS encoding MBL fold metallo-hydrolase, whose product is MPDRAEGDAMLRIIPIDTPTLGDRSYVVHDGTTALVIDPQRDIDRVLQVADDEAVTVRHVFETHIHNDYVTGGHALARETGAAYYVNAEDPVRFDRTPIREGEAVAVSPLLVVRAILTPGHTFTHLSYAVESAGRPAGVFSGGSLLFGSTGRPDLVGPESTLSLARAQYASAHRLAALPGDTPLFPTHGFGSFCSATQAEGTASTIAAELVSNPALTQAEDDYVRALLAGLDTYPAYYAHMAEANLAAPATPPDLSLPQRADAADLRRHLAAGEWVVDLRTRTAFVSGHVAGSLNLGLDGSFATYLGWVIPWGTPLTLLGETPEQVQEAQRELGRIGIDRIRSAAYGDPQELAGPDGLRTSRAVRFAELEPARAQRPITVLDVRQQLEWESGHVVGAVHIPFHDLRDRLDDVPSGEVWVHCATGYRAAYAASLLAAAGREAVLVDDDFERARPAGVRLAGPGEQAA
- a CDS encoding rhodanese-like domain-containing protein yields the protein MVFGMWRSSARLEVDVAGLATEHGLGAYVLDVREPFEFVEAHVPGARLVPMGELPAHLAEIPRDRRVFVICASGHRSLTAARWLQRQGIDAVSVAGGTNAWAASGRHVERGHA
- a CDS encoding metal-sensitive transcriptional regulator yields the protein MELDPQDLADVIKRLRRAEGQIRGVIAMIEAGRDCGDVVTQLAAVSRALDRAGFRIIATGLRQCVTADADGVDRERLEKLFLSLA
- a CDS encoding ferredoxin — encoded protein: MRVTIDADRCQGHGRCYDLAPQIFHDDEEGYGQVGGDGTVPAGLEPLAKRAAANCPERAISVVEGA
- a CDS encoding cytochrome P450, which translates into the protein MTADTRFSEEEFEAQRNLRPLGTRSQIVTGPVSDWATDFSHLEPEWAADPYRILDDLRARCPIAHTDRFGGGWLPTRYEDVAAIAHDTERFSSRSIIMGNFRPPRDIAPMGGTPPISSDPPFHHDARKLLLPAFTKTAIGKIEPATRAFCHELVDRLQGRDVVDAAVDYAQHIPMRAIADMLGFPPEDGPHFREFVESALEGVNLPPEERIARMTKLFDYILVQIRDHLDNPRDDLTTYLIEAELYGQKLEAFHVAGTIGLLLIAGIDTTWSAIGASLWHLAQTPADRARLVGEPSLVATAMEEFLRAFAPVTMARLVKDDMAWRGVDMKADDWVLLSFPAANRDPDQFDRADEVVIDREVNRHAAFGLGIHRCVGSHLARMELRVALEVWLERMPVFSLADPGAVTWSAGQVRGPRTLPLRIGG